A portion of the uncultured Draconibacterium sp. genome contains these proteins:
- a CDS encoding 6-bladed beta-propeller — MKVGIAKLVEIKSIHILFYLALTIISTHCLAQTYTQSDKPIPVLDKSKSYPSKELEFQAQYKYVLLETSREVLLGENCKLKYASDNRLLFVDEYGGDVFIFDINGKIYSKFNQKGGLGYTSITSIAYDESKNELFILDRIRKKIYVFSEKGALLRSFKTPKETFIAEIYNFNDSTLLAFDENLIGSEKATKPYFYISKNSGEIIGYVNITVEKVNATQFMESISKNESLSYSFIYTGIPDNCKFGNDFILSNKSMDTVYVLRADKSLEPLFTQIPSVHSEHTTAVSVGMFTDKYLQICVADYDISAATKTMKSGKTWNPPFKLYILDRETREFYRDSEKGKYTVHKTDTPLNHAYSVMPAIILKEKNKLGRLKGELKTISSKITINDNPVVEIIQWQ; from the coding sequence ATGAAAGTAGGTATCGCTAAACTAGTAGAAATAAAATCAATACATATACTATTTTATTTAGCCTTGACAATTATTTCAACACATTGTTTAGCGCAAACCTATACGCAGTCCGATAAACCAATTCCGGTATTGGACAAATCAAAATCCTATCCCTCAAAAGAACTCGAATTTCAAGCTCAATATAAGTATGTATTACTTGAAACTTCCAGGGAAGTATTATTAGGGGAAAATTGCAAATTGAAATACGCATCTGATAACCGGTTATTGTTTGTCGATGAGTATGGAGGAGATGTTTTCATTTTCGATATAAATGGAAAAATATATTCGAAATTTAATCAGAAAGGAGGATTAGGATATACATCCATAACATCAATAGCATACGACGAAAGCAAAAATGAACTTTTCATTCTTGATCGTATTAGAAAAAAAATTTATGTGTTTTCTGAAAAAGGGGCATTATTGCGAAGTTTCAAAACACCAAAGGAAACCTTCATTGCTGAAATATACAATTTTAACGATAGCACCTTACTCGCTTTCGATGAAAACCTGATTGGATCGGAAAAGGCAACAAAACCGTATTTCTATATTTCTAAAAACAGTGGAGAAATTATTGGGTATGTAAACATTACTGTAGAAAAAGTAAATGCAACTCAATTTATGGAAAGCATTAGCAAAAACGAATCACTATCATATTCATTTATATACACCGGAATTCCTGATAATTGCAAATTTGGAAATGATTTTATCCTTTCTAACAAATCGATGGATACCGTCTATGTTCTCCGAGCGGATAAATCATTAGAACCATTGTTTACTCAAATTCCATCCGTTCACTCAGAGCATACAACAGCAGTATCGGTAGGCATGTTTACCGACAAATATTTACAAATATGTGTGGCTGATTATGATATTTCAGCCGCAACAAAAACGATGAAGTCAGGGAAAACCTGGAATCCACCCTTTAAACTCTATATTCTTGATCGGGAAACCAGAGAGTTCTACAGAGACTCAGAGAAGGGGAAATACACTGTTCATAAAACAGACACACCCTTAAATCATGCATATTCCGTTATGCCGGCGATAATTCTTAAAGAAAAAAATAAACTGGGAAGACTTAAAGGTGAACTTAAAACCATCTCCTCGAAAATTACGATTAATGATAATCCTGTGGTTGAGATAATTCAATGGCAATGA
- a CDS encoding efflux RND transporter permease subunit — MVKFLIHRPIAVTMAFLALLLIGIATTVQIPVSLMPDIDIPVISIRVPSNEMPARQLENSVVKQIRSVLKEVNHIEEMKSETRDGTAWIELRFKHGTSIDLASIEVNEKVDKAMNYLPRDMSRPEVIRASASDIPVFYLMVNKKTELLTGNKEEFLQLSNFTSQVIRKRLEQLPEVALVDMSGLQYPEIKITPHAAYLQNGTFTISQLEQELNNNNIDLGNLLIRDGQYQYNIRFNTRLRDVSEIADIPVNLNGKVVPLSEIADVSLQPQKPQGNIKINSKSAISLAVIKQSDAKMADLKDELDELVGYFKDDYPELVFNITRDQSKLLEYSINNLGQSLLIGGLLAFLILFVFLRERKAPWLIGISIPVSLLLALFFFYLFKLSINIISLSGLILGVGMMIDNSIIVIDNITQYRDRHFTLSRACEVGTNEVIRPLISSVLTTCAVFIPLIFMKGMAGALFFDQAIAVTIGLSISLLVSITLLPTLYRLFYSKAKQEKQKRQKDPVYYRWYEHGLKFVLRNQAVSIVFVILLLAGATLVGRMLTTSRFPEVSQDEIVLKVDWNEPLTLEENNKRVNELMTSLDTEPLYIIEEAGKQQYLLNSGENAGTTENKLIIKAESPAGLLKMIKTLSAYFANHFPAADYSFTEADNLFNLAFGKSEAPLIARFSHFNPGNKNYLDELSALLADLDKNYPNSLQSKLITRQLILLETDPEKLMFYEVDNDELYRELKSAFNVNTVFTINNNNMFVPVSIGNSYQSVYEIIQNIQVRNHNNEEIPLSGLVKVNSASGLKSIVAGKENEYFPVEFEVNPGDFKTVSENIKTIAANHSSFDLSFGGSILSNRAMLTELLLIIGVSLLLLYFILAAQFESFVLPVIVLLEVPIDLFGAFLALKLFGAGINIMSAIGIIVMAGIIINDSILKIDTMNKLHDSGYSLIRSVMEAGHRRLKPIIMTSLTTILAMLPFLFQKGMGAELQQPLALAIIGGMLLGTLVSLYFIPMMYYLLKKRKSK; from the coding sequence ATGGTAAAATTCCTGATCCATCGACCAATAGCAGTTACAATGGCATTTCTGGCTTTACTTCTGATAGGAATTGCTACCACCGTACAAATTCCGGTGTCGTTAATGCCTGACATTGATATTCCGGTTATTTCCATTCGCGTACCATCGAACGAAATGCCGGCCCGCCAGCTGGAAAATTCAGTGGTAAAACAAATCCGCAGTGTGTTGAAAGAAGTGAACCACATTGAGGAAATGAAAAGCGAGACACGAGACGGTACAGCCTGGATCGAATTGCGCTTTAAACACGGAACTTCCATCGATCTGGCTTCTATTGAAGTGAATGAAAAAGTGGACAAGGCCATGAATTATCTTCCGCGCGATATGAGTCGCCCTGAAGTTATAAGAGCCAGCGCTTCAGATATCCCCGTTTTTTACCTGATGGTGAATAAAAAAACGGAGCTTTTAACCGGCAACAAAGAAGAATTTCTGCAACTCAGCAATTTCACCAGCCAGGTAATACGAAAACGGTTGGAACAGCTTCCTGAGGTGGCTCTGGTCGACATGAGCGGTCTGCAATATCCCGAAATCAAAATTACACCACACGCTGCCTACCTGCAAAACGGAACGTTTACCATTTCGCAACTGGAGCAGGAATTAAATAACAACAACATTGATCTGGGGAACCTGTTAATACGCGACGGCCAGTACCAGTATAACATTCGTTTTAACACGCGGCTTCGCGATGTTTCGGAGATTGCCGATATTCCGGTAAACCTGAACGGAAAAGTAGTGCCTCTTTCAGAGATTGCCGATGTAAGTCTTCAGCCACAAAAACCACAGGGAAATATAAAAATCAACTCAAAAAGTGCAATTAGCCTGGCGGTAATTAAACAATCCGACGCCAAAATGGCTGATTTAAAAGACGAGCTGGATGAGTTGGTCGGTTATTTTAAAGACGATTACCCCGAACTGGTATTTAATATCACCCGCGATCAGTCGAAACTACTGGAGTACTCCATCAACAACCTGGGGCAAAGTTTGTTAATCGGCGGTTTGCTTGCTTTTCTTATACTATTCGTTTTCCTGCGCGAACGAAAAGCTCCTTGGTTAATCGGTATCAGCATTCCGGTTTCGTTGTTGCTGGCCCTGTTTTTCTTTTACCTGTTTAAACTTTCCATTAACATCATTTCGCTTTCAGGATTGATTCTTGGAGTTGGAATGATGATCGATAATTCAATTATTGTAATCGACAATATTACCCAGTACCGCGACCGGCATTTTACTTTGTCACGGGCTTGCGAAGTGGGAACAAACGAAGTTATCCGGCCCTTAATCAGTTCGGTATTGACCACCTGTGCTGTTTTTATTCCTTTAATCTTTATGAAAGGGATGGCCGGTGCTCTGTTTTTCGATCAGGCCATTGCAGTAACTATCGGCTTAAGTATTTCGCTGCTGGTTTCAATCACCCTTCTCCCCACCCTTTACCGGCTGTTTTATTCAAAAGCGAAGCAGGAAAAACAAAAGCGCCAAAAAGATCCCGTCTATTATCGTTGGTACGAACACGGGTTAAAGTTTGTATTGCGCAACCAGGCTGTCTCTATTGTATTTGTAATCTTGTTATTAGCCGGTGCAACTCTAGTAGGTCGAATGTTAACGACCTCGCGATTCCCTGAAGTAAGTCAGGATGAAATTGTTTTAAAAGTTGACTGGAACGAACCACTTACCCTGGAGGAAAACAACAAGCGGGTAAACGAACTAATGACTTCGTTGGATACAGAACCGCTTTATATTATTGAAGAGGCAGGCAAACAACAATACCTGTTAAACAGCGGAGAAAATGCCGGAACAACAGAAAATAAACTGATTATTAAAGCAGAATCGCCGGCCGGTTTATTAAAAATGATTAAGACTTTAAGCGCATATTTCGCCAATCATTTCCCAGCTGCAGATTATAGTTTTACTGAAGCAGACAACCTGTTTAATCTTGCTTTCGGAAAATCGGAGGCACCACTAATTGCACGTTTTTCACACTTTAATCCGGGCAATAAAAATTACCTCGATGAGCTTTCTGCCTTGTTAGCCGACCTGGATAAAAACTATCCCAACAGTTTACAATCGAAACTGATAACGCGACAATTGATTTTGCTGGAAACCGATCCGGAGAAACTGATGTTTTACGAGGTGGATAATGATGAACTCTACCGCGAATTAAAAAGTGCTTTTAACGTAAATACGGTATTTACCATTAACAACAATAATATGTTTGTTCCGGTTAGCATAGGCAACTCCTATCAATCGGTTTATGAGATCATTCAAAATATCCAGGTCCGTAATCATAACAATGAGGAAATTCCCTTGTCGGGGTTAGTGAAAGTAAACAGTGCCTCAGGGCTAAAATCTATTGTTGCCGGCAAGGAAAACGAATATTTCCCGGTGGAGTTTGAGGTCAATCCGGGCGATTTTAAAACGGTTTCGGAGAATATAAAAACGATCGCTGCAAATCACTCCTCCTTCGATCTTTCGTTTGGGGGCTCCATACTTTCAAACCGTGCCATGCTAACAGAATTACTGCTGATTATAGGCGTTAGTTTACTCTTGCTTTACTTTATTCTGGCTGCTCAGTTCGAGTCGTTTGTTTTACCGGTAATTGTATTGCTTGAAGTGCCTATCGACTTGTTTGGCGCATTTCTGGCGCTTAAACTTTTTGGTGCCGGAATCAATATTATGTCGGCCATCGGGATTATTGTAATGGCTGGGATTATCATTAACGATTCCATCCTGAAAATCGATACCATGAACAAGTTACACGACTCAGGTTATTCTTTAATCCGCTCGGTTATGGAGGCCGGACATCGGCGTTTAAAACCCATTATTATGACCAGTTTAACCACCATTCTGGCTATGCTTCCTTTCCTTTTCCAGAAAGGTATGGGCGCCGAATTGCAACAACCACTGGCACTGGCAATTATTGGCGGAATGCTTTTGGGTACACTGGTTAGTTTATACTTTATTCCGATGATGTATTATTTGTTGAAGAAAAGAAAAAGTAAATAG
- a CDS encoding efflux RND transporter periplasmic adaptor subunit, with protein MNQTNSISKALYTIFFIATTSLFFSCENSKPEVATSEHDDLHEEKNRVEAMVIQREDFTLVIVSNGKLSASQQAELYFEVSGPIATINVQNGNTINKNDVIASLDNETYRLNMKKADITMEQAKIDKLDALIGMGYSTTDTVYSAEHEAIADIRSGYNQAQVTFEEARLQLEKTELKAPFTGKVSGIKQKPFEQANMSEPFCTLINDRRFYIDFPLLETEISKVKLGQNVTISPISGASNTTGKICEIDPKIDKNGLIWLKAEVENPGEYIQGMNVKVSIKQAISDQLIVPKEAVVLRQNREVLFRYTQGIAYWTYINVLNENENEYAVVAAEGATLSAGDTVIVSNNLNLAHESEVEITN; from the coding sequence ATGAATCAAACTAACTCAATTTCAAAAGCATTATACACCATTTTTTTTATTGCAACAACATCGTTGTTTTTCTCTTGCGAAAATAGTAAGCCAGAGGTAGCTACATCTGAACACGATGATTTGCACGAAGAAAAAAATCGTGTCGAAGCGATGGTAATACAACGCGAAGACTTTACCCTCGTAATAGTTAGCAATGGCAAATTATCGGCTTCGCAGCAAGCTGAACTTTATTTCGAAGTCTCCGGTCCTATTGCAACAATAAATGTGCAGAATGGAAATACCATAAATAAAAATGATGTAATTGCCAGTCTGGATAATGAAACGTATCGCCTTAATATGAAAAAGGCCGACATTACGATGGAACAGGCAAAAATTGACAAATTGGATGCTTTGATTGGTATGGGCTACTCCACTACCGACACGGTTTATTCCGCAGAACATGAGGCGATCGCCGATATCCGTTCCGGATATAACCAGGCACAAGTAACTTTTGAAGAAGCCCGGCTGCAACTGGAAAAAACAGAGCTAAAAGCTCCTTTTACCGGGAAAGTATCAGGTATTAAACAAAAACCCTTTGAGCAGGCGAATATGTCAGAACCATTTTGTACACTAATTAATGATCGTCGTTTTTACATTGATTTCCCATTGCTTGAAACCGAAATATCAAAAGTAAAATTAGGACAAAATGTAACCATCTCTCCTATTTCCGGCGCCAGCAATACTACAGGTAAAATTTGCGAGATTGATCCAAAAATCGATAAAAACGGACTGATCTGGTTAAAAGCAGAAGTTGAAAATCCCGGAGAATACATTCAGGGAATGAATGTAAAAGTAAGTATAAAACAAGCGATATCCGATCAATTGATTGTACCGAAAGAAGCTGTGGTATTACGTCAAAACCGCGAAGTACTTTTCCGCTACACCCAAGGCATTGCCTACTGGACCTACATAAACGTACTTAACGAAAACGAGAATGAATATGCAGTGGTGGCTGCAGAAGGTGCAACACTTTCAGCCGGCGATACAGTTATTGTTTCCAACAATCTAAACCTCGCACACGAATCGGAAGTGGAAATTACGAATTAA
- a CDS encoding glycosyltransferase family A protein, protein MNLIQKDITTANIVKRSVGTKLKKIGFCITCMNRLHHIKETLEKNIRDNFYPNEVEFVLLDYNSSDGMEEWVKTLQYYIDIGILIYYRTTTPSWYKRGHSRNMSIRLSNAEIVCNLDADNFLGKDFCFYIIEAFKKEQRVFYSSNYLSQGAVGKVCTSKDHFEDVRGYDELFESYGFEDLDFYNRLRRTGLTQKYIQGTQFYKYVSHSNDERIIYDPVAKDLHKIYIAYQKPFISVFLLLYNNFRYKSGILRNNIDLECNVPYAESIEINDWLVDRRSHIVLESGITEGVLEKTEKSIDFVNDRKLFLKIKRELHLSDSLDFYELDNTLYSKVIMILGEAINYWIQCSRDEKPINRQGYGQGTVLRNFDYTNHITLL, encoded by the coding sequence ATGAATTTGATTCAAAAAGATATTACAACGGCGAACATTGTTAAAAGAAGCGTTGGAACAAAGTTGAAAAAAATCGGTTTCTGCATTACTTGCATGAACCGTCTTCACCATATTAAAGAAACATTAGAAAAAAACATTCGTGACAACTTTTATCCTAATGAAGTTGAATTTGTGCTTCTTGATTATAATTCTTCTGATGGAATGGAAGAATGGGTAAAGACCTTGCAATATTATATTGATATTGGTATCTTAATTTATTATAGGACAACAACTCCTTCATGGTATAAGAGAGGGCACAGCAGAAATATGTCCATTCGATTATCAAATGCTGAAATAGTATGTAATTTGGATGCAGACAACTTTTTAGGGAAAGACTTCTGTTTTTATATAATTGAAGCTTTTAAGAAAGAACAGAGAGTTTTCTATTCATCTAATTATTTATCACAAGGTGCTGTTGGCAAGGTATGTACTAGCAAGGACCATTTTGAAGACGTTAGAGGATACGATGAATTATTTGAATCATATGGATTTGAGGATCTAGATTTCTACAATCGGCTAAGAAGAACCGGACTGACACAGAAATATATTCAGGGAACACAGTTTTATAAATATGTTTCTCACTCCAATGATGAAAGGATAATTTATGATCCGGTGGCAAAAGATCTACATAAAATTTATATTGCCTATCAAAAACCGTTCATATCTGTCTTCCTGTTGTTATATAATAACTTCAGGTATAAATCTGGCATATTAAGGAATAATATAGATTTGGAATGTAACGTACCATATGCTGAGAGCATTGAAATAAATGATTGGTTGGTAGATAGACGGTCTCATATTGTTTTGGAAAGTGGCATAACGGAAGGGGTTTTGGAAAAAACAGAAAAATCAATCGATTTTGTTAATGACAGAAAATTGTTTCTTAAAATAAAAAGAGAACTACATTTGTCAGATTCTCTAGACTTTTATGAGCTTGATAATACGTTATATTCTAAGGTTATAATGATTTTAGGTGAAGCAATTAATTATTGGATTCAATGTTCGAGGGATGAAAAACCAATAAACAGGCAAGGTTATGGGCAAGGAACTGTACTCAGAAATTTTGACTATACTAATCACATAACTCTATTATAA